A window from Pokkaliibacter sp. MBI-7 encodes these proteins:
- a CDS encoding transporter substrate-binding domain-containing protein produces the protein MPAPRSASSPATVIRRLRPTLLFLLCLLSWLPANSNAARNDTQIIVIGGDYDYPPYEFLNDQGEPDGYNVELAHAIADVMGIRVRIELGEWDKMRDALLDGRIDALEGISISPQREQRFSFAPPHAIIHQSIFARKGAPDIDSIEELRGKEVIVQKGGVMDDYLHTHNIGAFIIPVATHAGALRMLASGKGDYALVANVPALYLSKQLGLSNIVQVARPFQAQQYGFAVRKGNEEMLAVFSEGLAILKNTGRQQEIYNRWLGPLEAPGIAWKRWGQGAAIVSCVLLLILGGTVIWNRMLRRQVDKRSAELRQHQQQLIQADKLKSLGVLVSGVAHEINNPSALLLLNIPILRDAWQDAEELLEQHYAEHGDYLLAGLPYSRMRDEVPLLLKNMADSAERIKRIVDDLKDFARLDPQQLQPVDINTMVATAIRLADTTLRRSTQVFEVQYDPDLPSIQGSEQRLEQVVINLILNACQALTDRHQAVSVSTRLASDGQQVQIWINDQGRGIAAEHLPQLTDPFFTTKREQGGTGLGLSVSSGIVQAHGGSLSFTSTPGQGTQVCLSLPIPTHATEAAA, from the coding sequence GTGCCCGCTCCCCGTTCCGCTTCTTCCCCTGCTACCGTCATTCGCAGGTTGCGACCGACCCTGCTTTTCCTGCTATGTCTGTTGTCCTGGTTGCCTGCCAACAGTAATGCTGCCCGCAACGATACCCAGATCATCGTCATCGGCGGTGACTACGACTACCCACCCTATGAGTTCCTGAACGATCAGGGCGAACCTGATGGCTATAATGTCGAACTGGCTCACGCCATTGCCGATGTGATGGGCATTCGTGTCCGTATTGAGCTGGGGGAATGGGACAAAATGCGTGACGCCCTGCTGGATGGTCGCATTGATGCGCTGGAAGGAATCTCGATCTCGCCTCAGCGCGAGCAGCGTTTCAGCTTTGCCCCACCCCATGCCATCATTCATCAGTCCATCTTTGCCCGCAAAGGGGCACCCGATATCGACAGCATCGAAGAGCTACGCGGCAAGGAAGTCATAGTACAAAAAGGGGGGGTTATGGATGACTACCTCCATACCCACAACATCGGTGCGTTTATCATCCCGGTTGCCACCCATGCCGGCGCCCTGCGTATGCTGGCTTCAGGCAAAGGTGACTACGCGCTGGTAGCCAATGTCCCCGCGCTGTACCTCAGCAAGCAACTGGGCTTAAGCAACATCGTCCAGGTAGCACGCCCCTTTCAGGCTCAGCAGTACGGCTTTGCTGTGCGCAAGGGCAATGAGGAAATGCTGGCTGTCTTCAGTGAAGGACTGGCTATCCTGAAGAACACCGGAAGACAGCAGGAAATCTACAACCGCTGGCTGGGGCCTCTGGAGGCTCCCGGTATTGCCTGGAAACGCTGGGGCCAGGGGGCAGCCATCGTTTCATGCGTGCTGCTGCTGATTCTCGGCGGCACCGTCATCTGGAACCGCATGCTGCGCAGGCAAGTGGATAAGCGCAGTGCCGAACTGCGGCAACACCAGCAGCAACTGATTCAGGCGGATAAGCTCAAGTCACTGGGTGTACTGGTTTCGGGTGTAGCCCATGAAATCAACAACCCCAGTGCCCTGCTGTTACTCAATATCCCCATTCTGCGTGACGCCTGGCAGGATGCCGAAGAGCTACTGGAACAGCACTACGCTGAACACGGCGACTATCTGCTGGCAGGTTTGCCGTATTCACGCATGCGCGACGAAGTTCCGCTGCTGCTGAAAAACATGGCCGACAGCGCCGAGCGTATCAAACGCATCGTCGATGATCTCAAGGACTTTGCCCGTCTAGATCCTCAGCAGTTACAACCGGTGGATATTAATACCATGGTAGCGACTGCCATCCGGCTGGCCGATACGACTCTGCGCCGTTCTACTCAGGTATTTGAGGTTCAGTACGATCCTGATCTTCCCTCCATTCAGGGCAGTGAACAACGACTGGAGCAAGTAGTTATCAACCTGATTCTCAACGCCTGTCAGGCCCTGACTGATCGCCATCAGGCAGTCAGCGTCAGTACCCGACTCGCCAGCGATGGTCAGCAGGTACAGATCTGGATCAACGATCAGGGCCGCGGTATCGCCGCCGAGCATCTGCCGCAGCTGACTGATCCCTTTTTCACCACCAAACGAGAACAGGGTGGCACTGGCCTTGGCCTGTCGGTATCCAGCGGTATTGTTCAGGCCCATGGCGGCAGCCTGAGTTTTACTTCCACTCCGGGTCAGGGCACACAGGTGTGCCTGAGCCTGCCGATTCCCACTCACGCAACGGAGGCCGCCGCATGA
- a CDS encoding transporter associated domain-containing protein produces MQEDRSESSKSWLERLAQAFSDDGPQDRKELLEVLRNACREQILDHDALQIIEGAMRVGDLQVREIMIPRSQISFVEIDEHWRSFLPRIIETAHSRYPVIGESVNDIKGILLAKDLLKCLLEDGGLDGLDMNSILRPVTVIPESKRLNVLLKEFQDSHHHMVIIVDEYGGTAGLVTIEDVLEQIVGDIEDEHDADDPEEVHIKSMGNSQFLVRALTPIEDFNDFFKTELEDDEYDTIGGIITQLFGRLPRRDEAVEMAGFNFKVLSADNRRIRLLQVTPVR; encoded by the coding sequence ATGCAAGAAGATCGATCGGAGAGTAGTAAGTCCTGGCTGGAACGTCTGGCGCAAGCCTTTTCAGATGACGGTCCCCAGGACAGAAAAGAACTCCTCGAAGTGTTACGCAACGCCTGCCGTGAACAGATTCTTGATCACGATGCGTTGCAGATTATTGAAGGCGCCATGCGCGTAGGCGACCTTCAGGTGCGGGAAATCATGATTCCCCGCTCGCAGATCTCTTTCGTCGAAATCGACGAGCATTGGCGCAGCTTCCTCCCGCGTATTATTGAGACGGCCCACTCCCGCTACCCGGTGATTGGCGAAAGCGTCAACGACATCAAAGGCATTCTGCTGGCGAAAGATTTGCTCAAATGTCTGCTGGAAGATGGCGGTCTGGATGGGCTGGACATGAACAGCATCCTGCGCCCGGTTACCGTTATTCCCGAAAGCAAGCGTCTGAATGTGCTGCTCAAAGAGTTTCAGGATAGCCATCACCACATGGTCATCATCGTTGACGAATACGGTGGTACGGCAGGTCTGGTGACCATTGAAGACGTACTGGAGCAGATCGTCGGTGACATCGAAGACGAACACGACGCCGATGACCCCGAAGAGGTCCATATCAAGTCGATGGGCAACTCGCAGTTTCTGGTGCGCGCCCTGACACCAATCGAAGACTTCAACGACTTTTTCAAGACCGAACTGGAAGACGATGAGTACGATACCATCGGTGGCATCATCACCCAGCTGTTTGGTCGTCTGCCACGCCGGGATGAAGCGGTGGAAATGGCAGGTTTCAACTTCAAGGTCTTGAGCGCAGATAATCGCCGTATCCGATTGCTACAGGTCACCCCTGTTCGCTGA
- a CDS encoding dicarboxylate/amino acid:cation symporter encodes MSDVMHASALVDKPSMALWKKIVIGMVAGMILGVFLGPQAEYLKPIGTLFISAIKMLIVPLVFCSLVVGVTSMKDSRKMGRVSLKAFTIYLLTTAVAVAIGLVLGAVFEPGSGIHMTASAAAQEAKAAPKLVDIVLGLIPTNPVESLSSGNILQIIVFAIGLGFSLNLIGEHGEPVVKVFNGFAEAMYKLTELVMKFAPYGVFALMAWVAGKYGIDVLLPLIKVIAVVYVGCLLQMLLVYTGAITFIARLNPLPFLKGILDAQTIAFTSTSSSGTLPVSMRAAEEKLGVSKGIAGFVLPMGATINMDGTAIYQGVTALFIAQAYGIDLSMSDYITIILTATLASIGTAGVPGAGLIMLSLVLSTVGLPLEGLAIVAGIDRILDMARTLVNVTGDLMVSVLVGKSEKELDETVYYGQSENQAQRTSR; translated from the coding sequence ATGAGTGATGTGATGCACGCCTCTGCCCTGGTGGACAAACCCTCCATGGCGCTCTGGAAAAAAATCGTCATCGGCATGGTGGCCGGTATGATCCTCGGTGTATTCCTGGGCCCTCAGGCTGAATACCTCAAACCCATTGGCACCCTGTTCATTTCAGCTATCAAGATGCTGATTGTGCCGCTGGTGTTCTGCTCTCTGGTGGTTGGCGTCACCTCCATGAAAGACAGCCGCAAAATGGGCCGTGTCAGCCTCAAGGCTTTCACCATTTATCTGCTGACCACCGCCGTCGCTGTTGCGATAGGTCTGGTACTGGGTGCAGTATTTGAGCCCGGAAGCGGTATCCATATGACCGCCAGTGCCGCCGCACAGGAAGCCAAAGCTGCACCAAAACTGGTGGATATCGTGCTTGGTCTGATTCCCACCAATCCGGTGGAATCACTGTCTTCAGGCAATATTTTGCAGATCATCGTATTTGCCATTGGTCTGGGTTTCTCTCTCAACCTGATCGGCGAACACGGTGAACCCGTCGTCAAGGTATTCAATGGTTTCGCTGAAGCCATGTATAAGCTCACCGAGCTGGTGATGAAGTTTGCTCCCTACGGCGTATTCGCCCTGATGGCCTGGGTAGCTGGAAAATACGGCATCGACGTACTGCTGCCTCTGATCAAGGTGATCGCCGTGGTCTATGTTGGCTGTCTGCTGCAGATGCTGCTGGTATACACCGGTGCCATCACCTTTATTGCCCGCCTGAATCCACTGCCTTTCCTGAAAGGCATTCTGGATGCCCAGACCATCGCCTTCACCAGCACCAGTAGCTCAGGCACCCTACCAGTCAGCATGCGTGCCGCCGAGGAGAAGCTGGGTGTGTCCAAGGGAATTGCCGGTTTTGTATTGCCCATGGGCGCCACCATCAACATGGACGGCACAGCAATCTATCAGGGCGTAACAGCACTATTTATTGCTCAGGCCTATGGTATCGACCTGTCCATGAGTGACTACATCACCATCATTCTGACCGCCACGCTGGCTTCCATCGGCACCGCCGGTGTGCCAGGTGCAGGCCTGATCATGCTGTCACTGGTGCTGTCTACTGTAGGTCTGCCACTGGAAGGTCTGGCTATCGTTGCCGGTATCGATCGTATTCTGGATATGGCACGTACGCTGGTAAACGTCACTGGCGACCTGATGGTGTCAGTGCTGGTCGGCAAGAGTGAAAAAGAGCTGGACGAAACCGTCTACTACGGTCAGTCAGAAAACCAGGCTCAACGCACCAGCCGCTAG
- a CDS encoding AraC family transcriptional regulator, translating to MPHPLRAADPSYELIDEQRASRVLYREHGFPHPLVRWHYHREYELHLITASSGKVFVGDYIGNFYPGNLILTGPNLPHNWISQVEEGEQVDRRDRVVNFTDELIATAQGAFPEMHSFTPLLERAQYGIEFYGKNTVSEAKQLIYRIAESQGVTRLSLFFILLELLADTGEYHLLSSNDYLLVTGEKNIQRLNLAVNYIFDHYMRNVTLEEVADHVSMKPTYFSKFFRQATGRRFIEFVTSLRISKACELLSRSDTAITDICFEAGFNNISNFNRRFFASKGMTPSDYRREAYERGSDKWSHVS from the coding sequence ATGCCCCATCCCCTCCGTGCAGCTGATCCCTCCTATGAGCTGATCGATGAGCAGCGAGCCAGCCGGGTGCTGTATCGTGAACATGGCTTTCCTCATCCCCTGGTGCGCTGGCATTACCACAGGGAATATGAGCTGCACCTGATTACCGCCAGTTCCGGCAAGGTATTTGTCGGTGACTACATCGGTAACTTTTACCCCGGCAATCTGATCCTCACTGGGCCGAATTTGCCCCATAACTGGATCAGTCAGGTGGAAGAGGGCGAACAGGTCGACAGGCGCGACCGGGTGGTGAATTTTACCGATGAGCTGATTGCCACCGCGCAAGGTGCCTTCCCGGAAATGCACAGCTTTACTCCGCTTCTGGAAAGAGCGCAGTACGGTATCGAGTTTTACGGCAAGAACACGGTCAGCGAGGCCAAACAACTGATTTATCGGATAGCTGAAAGTCAGGGCGTGACGCGGCTTTCACTGTTTTTCATTCTGCTGGAGCTGCTGGCGGACACCGGGGAATACCACCTGCTGTCGAGTAACGACTATCTGCTGGTCACCGGGGAGAAGAACATTCAGCGGCTGAATCTGGCGGTGAACTATATCTTTGATCACTACATGCGCAATGTGACCCTAGAAGAGGTTGCCGACCATGTCAGCATGAAGCCTACCTACTTTTCCAAGTTCTTCCGTCAGGCGACCGGGCGGCGCTTTATCGAGTTCGTCACCAGCCTGCGCATCAGCAAAGCCTGTGAGCTGTTGAGTCGCAGTGATACGGCGATCACGGATATCTGTTTTGAAGCTGGCTTCAACAATATCTCCAACTTCAACCGGCGCTTCTTCGCCAGCAAGGGCATGACCCCGTCAGATTACCGGCGGGAAGCCTATGAGCGCGGTTCCGACAAGTGGAGCCATGTTTCCTGA
- a CDS encoding GGDEF domain-containing protein, translated as MPPHLSKITLSNDAAEIDHLRRAYTLMFVSYIAAAIIFVYGVRHIYDQQMLLAGILICSALAFLLNIVVFHLSRRIDRACLVQSVLVSVFVLVLVYQGGFRNTALYWVYPFPIIQFALLGARRGALLNLGLTLVLALFLKFPEWTIAKYRPEETSRFISSMLTVICVGWISEYFRARSHHKMTALQRDQQTLAYTDSLTGLLNRRYIDVDLPAQLQDNPDNYFPMTVVMLDIDHFKEVNDSFGHDAGDGVLRTVSQLLRTGTRSEDMVARYGGEEFIFFMPHTQLNDGLKRAEFLRQQLAQQAFALGSVARHITASFGVATCHSPSNLKSTIQMADKNLYEAKRAGRNCVR; from the coding sequence GTGCCCCCTCATTTGTCCAAGATTACTCTGAGTAATGACGCCGCTGAGATTGATCACCTGCGTCGTGCCTACACCCTGATGTTTGTCAGCTACATCGCGGCAGCCATTATTTTTGTCTACGGCGTCCGTCATATCTATGACCAGCAGATGCTGCTGGCAGGCATCCTGATTTGCAGTGCGCTGGCCTTCCTGCTCAACATCGTCGTGTTTCACCTTAGCCGCCGCATAGACCGTGCCTGTCTGGTACAGAGCGTGCTGGTGTCAGTCTTCGTACTGGTACTGGTATATCAGGGCGGCTTTCGCAATACCGCGCTGTACTGGGTCTATCCGTTCCCGATCATTCAGTTTGCATTACTGGGTGCGCGCCGCGGCGCCTTACTCAATCTCGGCCTGACGCTGGTACTCGCACTGTTTCTCAAATTTCCGGAATGGACTATCGCCAAATATCGACCGGAAGAGACCAGTCGCTTTATCTCCTCCATGCTGACCGTGATCTGTGTCGGCTGGATCAGCGAATACTTCCGCGCCCGCAGCCATCACAAGATGACCGCGTTACAACGCGATCAGCAAACGCTGGCCTATACCGATTCGCTTACTGGCTTGCTGAATCGCCGCTATATCGATGTCGACCTGCCTGCACAACTGCAGGACAATCCGGATAATTACTTCCCGATGACGGTAGTGATGCTGGATATCGACCACTTCAAAGAGGTCAATGACAGCTTTGGCCATGATGCTGGCGACGGTGTGCTCCGTACGGTCAGTCAGCTGTTACGGACCGGTACACGGTCGGAAGATATGGTTGCCCGTTATGGAGGCGAAGAGTTTATTTTCTTTATGCCTCATACCCAGCTTAATGACGGGCTCAAGCGTGCCGAGTTTCTGCGTCAGCAGCTGGCTCAGCAAGCCTTCGCCCTTGGCTCTGTAGCACGCCACATCACAGCCAGTTTCGGCGTGGCAACCTGCCACTCCCCATCCAATCTCAAGTCCACCATTCAGATGGCAGACAAGAATCTCTACGAAGCCAAGCGAGCCGGGCGCAACTGTGTTCGATGA
- a CDS encoding mannose-1-phosphate guanylyltransferase/mannose-6-phosphate isomerase: MIIPVVMAGGSGTRLWPLSRALHPKQFLALHEQETMLQATIKRSEPLSSCSPIVICNENHRFIVAEQLRQLGKQGVILLEPAGRNTAPAIAIAAIHAVKNQKDTDPLLLVLAADHVIQDEKAYTEAILSALPLANNDQLVTFGIVPTEPHTGYGYIKGGQATELNTGYKVDRFVEKPDAETAQAYLASGEYYWNSGMFLFKASIYLAELQRHRPDIYQACINACSATTTDLDFIRLDNEAFMACPDDSVDYAVMERTDKAVVVPMNAGWSDVGSWSALWDIGNKDPQGNVVRGDVLTEACHNSFLFSEDKLIAAIGIEDIVVVDTPDAVMVAHKSQVQDVKKVVAKLQKQQRSEGTIHRKVYRPWGSYDSIDTGARFQVKRIVVKPSAKLSVQMHHHRAEHWIVVSGTAKVTINSHETLLTENQSIYIPLGAVHALENPGKIPLELIEVQSGSYLGEDDIVRFEDKYGRA, translated from the coding sequence ATGATTATTCCCGTCGTTATGGCTGGGGGCTCCGGAACTCGCTTATGGCCACTTTCGCGAGCACTCCATCCCAAGCAATTTCTAGCTCTTCATGAGCAGGAAACGATGCTTCAGGCAACCATAAAGCGCTCAGAGCCTCTTTCCAGCTGCTCGCCTATTGTCATTTGCAATGAAAACCACCGTTTCATCGTCGCGGAGCAACTGAGACAGCTAGGTAAGCAGGGCGTAATTCTGCTGGAACCAGCAGGACGAAATACCGCACCAGCTATTGCCATTGCCGCTATACATGCAGTCAAAAACCAGAAAGATACCGATCCATTGCTTCTGGTTCTGGCAGCCGACCACGTTATTCAGGATGAAAAAGCCTATACCGAAGCAATACTGTCAGCGCTGCCGTTAGCCAATAACGATCAGCTGGTCACCTTTGGTATCGTGCCCACCGAGCCACATACTGGCTACGGATATATCAAGGGCGGACAAGCCACCGAGCTGAATACTGGCTATAAGGTTGATCGCTTTGTCGAGAAACCCGACGCAGAAACTGCTCAAGCGTACCTTGCCTCTGGTGAGTATTACTGGAATAGCGGTATGTTTCTGTTCAAGGCCAGTATCTATCTGGCAGAGCTCCAGCGTCACCGCCCGGATATTTATCAGGCCTGTATCAATGCCTGTTCAGCGACGACTACGGATCTGGACTTTATTCGCTTGGACAATGAGGCTTTTATGGCTTGTCCGGATGACTCCGTCGACTACGCCGTAATGGAAAGGACAGACAAAGCCGTTGTAGTCCCGATGAATGCTGGATGGAGTGATGTCGGCTCCTGGTCTGCACTGTGGGATATAGGTAACAAGGATCCTCAAGGCAATGTCGTACGTGGTGATGTACTAACTGAAGCCTGTCACAACAGCTTTCTCTTCAGTGAAGATAAACTGATTGCCGCCATCGGCATTGAAGACATTGTAGTGGTGGATACCCCTGATGCCGTCATGGTTGCCCACAAGTCCCAGGTTCAGGACGTGAAGAAAGTCGTCGCAAAGCTGCAGAAGCAGCAGCGTTCCGAAGGCACCATTCATCGAAAGGTATACCGCCCCTGGGGAAGCTACGACTCCATTGATACGGGTGCACGGTTTCAGGTTAAACGGATCGTGGTCAAACCTTCCGCCAAACTGTCTGTGCAGATGCATCACCATCGTGCAGAACATTGGATTGTCGTCTCTGGCACTGCCAAAGTGACAATAAACAGCCACGAGACGTTACTCACAGAAAACCAATCCATATACATCCCCCTCGGGGCTGTGCATGCACTGGAGAACCCCGGCAAGATTCCGCTGGAGCTAATCGAAGTTCAGTCAGGCAGCTACCTTGGCGAAGACGATATTGTTCGTTTTGAAGATAAATATGGCAGGGCATAA
- a CDS encoding sigma-54 dependent transcriptional regulator, translated as MTATPHPGFSILLVDDEPAFLHSLSLTLERQGITNLLRCDDSRQVSTLMQHQHIGLVILDLTMPHLSGREVLSWLREEYPEVNVIILSGLNQVETAVDCLRMGAFDYFVKTAEQDRLLEGIKRAIQMQELRQENQALRQVVLHDTLQQPECFESIITTHPSMWAVFQYLESVARSRQPILISGESGVGKELIARAAHAVSQRRGPLVTVNVAGLDDNVFADTLFGHQRGAFTGADKARPGLVEQAAEGTLFLDEIGDLSPASQVKLLRLLQEGEYYPLGSDRAKQCRARVIVATHQDLSARQSEGRFRKDLYYRLRTHQVHIPPLRERREDIPLLLEHFLTLAADDLGRNAPALPQTLATLLQGYSFPGNIRELRAMVYDAISQNRNATLELDTFLQAMGVEPSPLIAPVTLRKTAVYFDPDQPLPSLQGITDLLVEEAMQRANRNQSLAARLIGVSQPALSKRLKKQRDGDGDA; from the coding sequence ATGACTGCAACACCCCACCCAGGCTTCAGCATTTTGCTGGTTGATGACGAGCCGGCCTTTTTGCACAGTCTGAGCCTGACACTGGAACGCCAGGGCATCACCAACCTGTTGCGCTGTGACGACAGCCGTCAGGTCAGCACTCTGATGCAGCACCAGCACATCGGGCTGGTCATTCTCGACCTGACCATGCCACATCTGTCTGGGCGCGAGGTGCTGAGCTGGTTACGGGAAGAGTATCCGGAGGTCAATGTCATCATCCTCAGCGGCCTCAATCAGGTGGAAACCGCCGTGGATTGCCTGCGTATGGGTGCCTTTGACTATTTCGTCAAAACCGCCGAGCAGGACCGTCTGCTGGAAGGCATCAAGCGCGCCATCCAGATGCAGGAACTACGGCAGGAAAATCAGGCCCTGCGGCAAGTGGTCTTGCACGACACCCTGCAGCAACCTGAGTGCTTTGAGTCCATTATCACTACCCATCCCAGTATGTGGGCGGTGTTTCAATATCTGGAATCGGTCGCACGCAGTCGTCAGCCCATTCTGATCAGTGGCGAAAGCGGTGTCGGCAAGGAGCTGATCGCACGTGCCGCCCATGCCGTCAGCCAGCGTCGTGGGCCACTGGTAACGGTCAATGTGGCAGGTCTGGATGACAACGTGTTTGCTGACACACTCTTTGGTCATCAGCGTGGTGCCTTTACCGGGGCAGACAAGGCCCGTCCCGGACTGGTGGAACAGGCGGCAGAAGGCACGTTGTTTCTTGACGAAATTGGTGATCTCAGCCCCGCCTCACAGGTCAAGCTGCTGCGCCTGCTGCAGGAAGGAGAATACTATCCGCTCGGTAGCGACCGTGCCAAACAGTGCCGGGCGCGGGTGATCGTCGCCACCCATCAGGATCTGTCCGCCCGTCAGTCTGAAGGACGTTTCCGTAAGGATCTGTACTATCGACTGCGCACCCATCAGGTTCATATTCCGCCGCTGCGGGAGCGGCGCGAAGACATCCCGCTGTTACTGGAACACTTCCTCACTCTGGCGGCCGATGACCTGGGCCGCAATGCACCAGCGCTGCCGCAGACGCTGGCGACCCTGCTGCAGGGCTACAGTTTCCCGGGAAATATCCGTGAACTGCGCGCCATGGTCTATGACGCCATCAGTCAGAATCGCAATGCGACGCTGGAGCTGGATACCTTCCTGCAGGCCATGGGCGTCGAACCTTCACCGCTGATCGCCCCCGTCACACTACGCAAGACCGCGGTGTATTTCGACCCGGATCAGCCATTGCCATCACTACAGGGAATTACTGACCTGCTGGTAGAGGAGGCAATGCAACGGGCCAACCGCAACCAGTCTCTCGCCGCAAGGCTGATTGGCGTCTCCCAGCCCGCCCTCAGTAAACGGCTGAAAAAGCAGCGGGACGGTGACGGTGACGCCTGA
- a CDS encoding methyl-accepting chemotaxis protein, translating to MNAIDTAAVTATQMKQSMEEVVKQARQQFDTVSNGTQQIRDIVQNSANSVQALNSRAAEIAGMVSLISDITSQTNLLALNAAIEAARAGEHGRGRR from the coding sequence ATGAACGCAATCGATACCGCTGCAGTGACCGCCACGCAAATGAAGCAGAGCATGGAAGAAGTGGTGAAACAGGCACGTCAGCAGTTCGATACCGTCAGCAACGGCACCCAGCAGATTCGCGACATCGTGCAAAACTCCGCCAATAGCGTGCAGGCGCTGAACAGCCGGGCGGCGGAAATTGCCGGGATGGTGTCTCTGATCAGTGATATCACCAGCCAGACCAATCTGCTGGCGCTAAACGCCGCCATTGAGGCGGCGCGTGCCGGCGAGCACGGACGTGGAAGACGTTGA
- the lnt gene encoding apolipoprotein N-acyltransferase has translation MSLHQSPSETRSASPDLSSFWGSLLALIAGAVYPLAFAPLNWWPIAPLAVAAFYLCMQHSQTARQAMWRGWLFGFGLFGVGTSWVWISMHRYGDTSVALATLLTALFCAALALFFVIQAALHHRIARNPLWAYLGFPAVWVVGELIRTYLLTGFPWLLLGYSGLDTLWQGWSPVLGVYGISALFALAGVGLAKLIQPEDSDRRLPAILVIVIPALLGLLLFTLQWTQPTTQAPLKVMLVQGNIEQNAKWHPDSAMPTIERYETMTQKAWSGPALVVWPETAIPALLNDAYSVMTPFADDLYQRQSALISGVMTRVEKEGTRSYHNSLVVLGDGLGLYHKRHLVPFGEYVPLESVLRGLIAFFDLPMSQFSKGDLNQPELTAMGHKISASICYEVAYPDLMRRSVGDADMLLTVSNDTWFGGSFARYQHLQMVQMRALEVGRPMVRATNDGMTAVIDHQGRITQQLEPFRAGVLTEEVQGYEGQTPYMRWGDWPLIILSVLLTLAGMLVRRRQA, from the coding sequence ATGTCGCTCCATCAGTCTCCATCAGAAACTCGCTCCGCCAGCCCTGATCTGTCCAGTTTCTGGGGCAGCCTACTGGCCCTGATTGCTGGCGCCGTCTATCCGCTGGCATTTGCGCCATTAAACTGGTGGCCAATCGCCCCTTTGGCTGTGGCCGCATTTTACCTGTGCATGCAGCACAGCCAGACAGCCAGACAGGCTATGTGGCGCGGCTGGTTATTCGGCTTTGGCCTGTTCGGCGTTGGCACCTCCTGGGTCTGGATCAGCATGCACCGCTACGGAGATACCTCCGTTGCCTTAGCCACCCTGCTGACGGCCCTGTTTTGTGCTGCACTGGCCCTGTTCTTTGTTATTCAGGCGGCGCTGCATCACCGTATCGCCAGGAACCCACTATGGGCCTATCTGGGCTTTCCTGCCGTCTGGGTGGTGGGTGAGCTGATACGCACTTATCTGCTGACCGGTTTCCCCTGGCTGCTGCTGGGTTACAGCGGCCTGGATACGCTCTGGCAGGGCTGGTCTCCGGTGCTTGGCGTCTATGGCATAAGCGCCCTCTTTGCACTGGCTGGTGTCGGTCTTGCCAAGCTGATTCAGCCTGAAGACAGCGATCGTCGCCTGCCAGCCATTCTGGTCATCGTTATTCCCGCTCTGCTTGGGCTGCTGCTGTTTACCCTGCAATGGACCCAACCCACCACTCAGGCGCCACTCAAGGTGATGCTGGTGCAGGGCAATATTGAGCAGAACGCCAAGTGGCACCCTGACTCGGCCATGCCGACCATCGAACGCTATGAAACCATGACCCAGAAAGCCTGGTCTGGTCCGGCACTGGTGGTGTGGCCAGAGACGGCGATCCCTGCCCTGCTGAATGATGCCTACAGCGTGATGACACCTTTCGCCGATGATCTCTATCAACGTCAGTCGGCCCTGATCTCCGGAGTCATGACCCGTGTCGAGAAAGAAGGCACGCGCAGCTATCACAACAGTCTGGTGGTACTGGGCGATGGCCTTGGGCTCTATCACAAGCGACATCTGGTGCCTTTCGGTGAATATGTGCCTCTTGAATCAGTATTACGTGGCCTGATCGCCTTCTTTGACCTGCCCATGTCACAATTTAGCAAAGGCGATCTGAACCAGCCGGAACTGACGGCCATGGGCCACAAGATCAGTGCCAGCATCTGCTATGAGGTGGCCTACCCAGATCTGATGCGCCGCAGTGTAGGCGATGCGGATATGTTACTGACGGTCAGCAATGACACCTGGTTTGGTGGTTCGTTTGCCCGTTACCAGCATTTGCAGATGGTACAGATGCGTGCGCTGGAGGTTGGCCGTCCCATGGTGCGAGCCACTAACGATGGGATGACGGCCGTTATCGATCATCAGGGACGCATTACTCAGCAGCTGGAGCCTTTCCGTGCTGGCGTGCTGACCGAAGAGGTACAGGGTTATGAAGGTCAGACCCCCTATATGCGTTGGGGTGACTGGCCACTGATCATACTGTCGGTACTGCTGACACTGGCAGGTATGCTGGTGCGCCGTCGGCAGGCGTAA